Below is a genomic region from Cloacibacillus sp..
CATATTTCGTTCCCGAGGCATATGAGTTATGAGAGCATCGCGCGCCGGGTCGCCATAATCAAGGCCGCCTGCCAGGACCTGGGGTTAAAGTTCTCCTACGAGACCGCGCCGGACCCGACGAGCGATGTCGGCGTGGTGGGCGCGCAGCAGTTCATGATCGAGAAGGTGCCGGCGTGGATAAAGAAGTACGGAGAGAAGACGGTATTCTTTACGACGAACTATTCTCTCCATGAGCCGCTGCTGAGGCAGCTCGCACGGTACGGCGGCATGTATATCGAGGCGGACAGCCCGTCGCCGCTGGTCGGTTATCCGGCGGCCTTCAGCATCGACCTATCAAAGGAGACGGGGAACTGGCCCGCGATCCTGAAGAAGGTGGAGGATGCGGTGATCAAGGCCGGTGGAAGCGGCAGAATGGGCACCTGGGCCTATTCCTACGGTTACGCGAATACGCTGGCGCTGGTAGACTTCGGCATAAACGTCGTCGAGAAGAAGATGAAGCTGTCAAGCAAGAAGGATTTCCTCACCTGCTTTGACCGCGCGACGCCGGGGTCAAAGTGGAACGGCAATTATTATACCGACCTGGGGACCGGTGTGACGAGCAAGAACCTGATGCTCATTTACCAGGATACCTATATCTTTGGCAAGGGTTTCATGGGTGTGGCGGATATAAAGGTGCCGGAAAAATATCGTAAAATAAAGTAAATCTTTGTGCCGGACGGAGCCGTTGAGGGATGGAGAGGCGGCTCCGTTTTATTTTTTAACGAGGGAGTGACAGCGATGGCGGTTTTTGAAAAGATGGAACAGCTGGTCCCGCTGCTGAAAGAGGCGGGCTATGAGGCGGTCTTTATCGCGCCGTCTCCCGATCTTGAATATATATGCGGCTTGGACTGCCTTCCGGACGAGCGCTTCAAAGGGCTGCTGGTGACGGACAAGGGCCGCTTTTTCTTTATGACGCCGAAGCTCTACCTGGAAGAGATGTGCGGCATCGCCGGCGATCCCTCTCTCTGCGAGGTGTGGGAAGACCACGAGGGCTTTGTCGGAGCCTTTATCAACGGCTGTAGAAAGGTCGGCCTGGAATCGGGAAAGATCGCCTTCAACGACGCCGTGAGGGCGGTGGACATGCTCAAAATATCCGCCGCGATGGACGGGATCGTCTGCTGTGACGGGGAAGAACTTATTAGCCCGCTGCGCAGCGTCAAAACGGAGGAAGAGATATCCCTTATGGGAAAGGCGGCCAAGGTCGCGGACGACACCCTGGCGGAGGTCGTGAAATACATACGTCCGGGAGTGACGGAACGCTGGATCGAGGGAAAACTTACCGAAATACATAACGACCTGGGAAAGGGCGTATGCCGGCATATCAGCCACATCGTGGCCTCCGGCCCCAACGCGGCGCTGCCGCACTATAACGGCGGCGAACGGGTGATAGGTGAGAGGGACGTCGTGCTCATCGATTTTGCCGGCAGATATGGCAGCTATTTTTCGGATATGACGAGGACCTTCTTTGTCGGCGAACCGTCGGAAGAGGAAAAAAAGA
It encodes:
- a CDS encoding Xaa-Pro peptidase family protein, translating into MAVFEKMEQLVPLLKEAGYEAVFIAPSPDLEYICGLDCLPDERFKGLLVTDKGRFFFMTPKLYLEEMCGIAGDPSLCEVWEDHEGFVGAFINGCRKVGLESGKIAFNDAVRAVDMLKISAAMDGIVCCDGEELISPLRSVKTEEEISLMGKAAKVADDTLAEVVKYIRPGVTERWIEGKLTEIHNDLGKGVCRHISHIVASGPNAALPHYNGGERVIGERDVVLIDFAGRYGSYFSDMTRTFFVGEPSEEEKKIYGIVLEAQTAGEKAVHAGVSAGEVDRVVRKIIEEAGYGDYFPYRVGHGVGISVHETPFIKAFNKHILRPGNVFSIEPGIYLPGKFGVRIENLVAVGYDGTAVVLNKLPKSMLVLS
- a CDS encoding DUF3798 domain-containing protein is translated as MFKYLKVGLAATAALLLGGAACAAPAFHVGIVTGTLSQSEDEIRGAEYCLKKYGDVSNGGMIRHVTYPDNFMSEMETTISQIAGLADDPLLKVIVINQGIPGTTEGIRRVKQKRPDIICLVGEAHEDPNVITSAADMATTIDFIDKGYLLAYTAKQMGANTFVHISFPRHMSYESIARRVAIIKAACQDLGLKFSYETAPDPTSDVGVVGAQQFMIEKVPAWIKKYGEKTVFFTTNYSLHEPLLRQLARYGGMYIEADSPSPLVGYPAAFSIDLSKETGNWPAILKKVEDAVIKAGGSGRMGTWAYSYGYANTLALVDFGINVVEKKMKLSSKKDFLTCFDRATPGSKWNGNYYTDLGTGVTSKNLMLIYQDTYIFGKGFMGVADIKVPEKYRKIK